The sequence below is a genomic window from Synechococcus sp. PCC 7335.
GACGGACGATAACCGCTTGCTCCTGCGCCTTTTGTAGTAGGAGTTGAGTAATCTGCGTTTGAGACATCGAGTGTCTACCCCGCCGTTTACCCGCATGAATCCGCTCAGCGCTAGGGTTGATCCAACTTAGAATCGGTTGGCTTACTAGCGCGTCAAACACGACAACATCAGCGCATTCTATCAGCGTCTTTGCCTTCACGGTCATCAGGCCCGGATCGCCCGGACCAGCACCCACTAGATATACTTTTCCTACCGGCGGTTGCGCGGGGGGATAGTCTTGTAAGGATGAAGCATTCAAGTTCGAAAGATCACAAGGCATAGTCGAGAGCAGTTGCGTGATGGAGGCTACGCGTAGTTAAGCAAACTTACTTAGAGCAAGCTGACATCTATGATACGCTCTATAAATTCTATAGATCTTCAGATCTTCTCCTTATCTATCAATTCTCCAGGCGCCAACGAGATCAGGTGCTAACAAGATTGACAATTAGGTTGGCAACCTCACGAGTTGCTCCTAGCGTCGGCAATAGCCGGAACTGTATCTTTGGAAAGCGTTCGGCTAGCTCTTCTGTACGGTGGGCGATCGCATCTGTAATCCCCCCTGAAAATAGAAAGTAAGGCAGAATCGTCAGTCGCTGACAGCCCTGCTGCATCAGCTCAATCACCTGTGTCTCAAGATCAGGCGGCGTCGCCCAATACGCGACTTTCATCTTCACATCGATCCGCCTAGCCAGGCCTTGAATAGCTCTGTTGCCCTTCTTTCTACGACTACCGTGAGCTACTAGCAAAGACCCTTCTGCATCTACTGAAGTCAGCTTGTTTTCCAATACTAAAGAAATATCTTCGTGGCTACCTAAATGAGGACATAGCGTGAGCTGCAAAGACTCTCCTAGCCTTTCTCTTGCTATCTCAATCTCGTGGGGAATATCCTCCATCACATGGACACCAGACATCAAAAAAACAGGTAGCAGCTTCAGCTCCTTTACCCCTGCCGCCCGCAGCCGCAGCCCAAATTCGTAGATCTGCTCACTCAACGGCAGCGCCGCCAATTCCAAACAGGCAGTCCCTACGATAACCTCTGAACTGAGCTGAGTTAGCTTATCCAAGCGGGGCCGGGCCAGCAAAGAAGTAGTGCCCTGAGAAGGAATAGATTGCTCAACCGCCTGGTCTACTGAATTGTCAGCATCGAAGCTCGTAGAATTTCGTCTCAAAGCAGCTTCCAGTTGCGATCGCACCAAGTCTGCCAAGCGGTTCATCGCCTCTTGTGGGCGAGGGTCACGGCTACCATGCGAAATAAGTAAGTATGCAGTTGAAGCAACGACTGGTTTCAAAGCAAACCCCTGTGTGTGTAGATGCTTGATTTCATTGATATCGACTTTTTGAAGCTGTGACCCATGAATATAAATTATTGAAGATTTAATTTACAAAGTGGTGTATCAGAGGTTGCATTTTTACTTTTTCTTCTCACTTTGGCAACCGGCACGCTAGCGGCTAGCCATAGATGCGGATGCGCAGCCAATAGATAAGTATGGAAAGCAGTCTGATTAACACCATCTTTTTCAGCTAATGAGACTGTTCTAAACAACTCCACAAAAGCGACAGGTAGCCAAAAGGTCGGCGTGAAACACAAACGCTTTGAAGAGTGGAGTTTGGTCAAGAAGCAGTGCTATACTGAGTACCGATTATCATGGCGAGCGTGGCCAAGTGGTTAAGGCAGTGGATTGTGATTCCACCATTCGCGGGTTCAAGTCCCGTCGTTCGCCCTCTTCTTAATAACCTCTCCCTATTAGTTTAATTTCGGGGCAGCCCGAAATTTAGCGATCCGTAATGCGCTTAATGTCAATTCAGAAGGGCCTAATAGGTCGCTGTAGCGCTGTATCTTTGCCTAAAAAATGAGGTGGTAGGCGATTATGCGTTTGTCTTACGCTATGTGCCAGCTCAGCAAAACTTCGGTTGGATTTTGTATTCACTGATGTATTCACTGAATTCTCCTGCGCCGGTTGGGCGAGCGCAGCCACATCAAAAACCCTGTGATTATCATGGTCAAAAGCCCTAGCGCATTTAAGAAAGGGTAGATCCACGTCAGGTCAATGTTTCCAAACTTACCTTTATGTAACTCTAGTAGCCACAGGAAATCGCCAGCTTTACTACTCACTGCCGCTATCTGGAAAAGTGTACCAGTTACTAGCGTGATGAGCAGCGGCACAACCAGAAAAGGCACAAGGGTTCTATGTAGTTGACGTAGACGGATTGGATTAAGGTTCATCATATTACTCAAGCGCAAGCTTGTTGGAGCAGCAAGTATCCAGAGTGTAAGCGATTCCTTAAGCTCACGAGGCGCCCCAGTCCCATCACAATCACACTGGCATTTTATGCAAAGCTCACTACACCTGATGGCGCTCTAGAGTTACTGCCCACACAGGCACAGTTCAGCGCCAGCTTATTGGGATAAACTGCTTTGAACACTTTTATATAGAGCTATATAGAGCCGCATGGGTTGTTGGAATAATGTAAAGAATAGCCGGCCTCGGTTGTCATTACTGTTAATAAGTTAGGCCGTTAAGTTAGGAGCAGCTAGTCAGCAGTTTGTGCCCACCAGGCTAGGGAATAGGGCTGCGCCTCTTGAAGAGTAGTCTGCTTCTGGATGACTCTAAGTTTGTAGCGTCCTGTTTCGGGAATGGGGATAAAGATGTGCTCTAGGCTATCTTCAGTACTCACTGAAGACCAAACGCTGTTGTTGATATCGTCTGTATCAGCAGGCAAGAGGTAGAGATCTAGGTTACTGATAGGCTGTCCTCTAAAGCTTTCACCCACATCGAAGTACTCATCAGTGGAGTTGAGCTCTACTATCCGCTCCCAGCTAAGCGTTGCATTAAGATAGCTGCCACCTTTCAGGGGCTGTTCAAATATGTAGTCTTCCGCGCTGCCTGCTGTGGCCAGACTGCTATAGCTCCAACCTTTTTCGGGAATAGCGTCACCGGGTTGCCACTGACCGCCCTCTAGCTGCTCATAGGCTCTAAAGGCATTCAGGTGGCCAGTCCCTAGTTCAGTATGGAGCGGAATGTTTTGACTGCTGTAGGCATCAGACTGAAGCCAATCTTTGCCACCTTCATCGAGCAGGGTGCGGGACATGCCGAGCAGCGATCCATCGCCCGGGTCTTGGATCTTATCAGCAGCGTTAAGCAGCACCGATTTCATCACCAGCGGTTCTCTATAATCTAAGCTCCAACGCGGGGCTCCGGCGCGAAATTGGCGATCGCCAAACTCTTGCAATAGAGCAATAGTCGCAACGACATGTGGAGCGGCGAAGCTAGTGCCACTACTAACATTTCGTTGGCCGTCGGGATCGAACATCTCGATGTCTCTACCCGGTGCGACCAAATTGATTGACCGGCGAGCGCCTACATTTGACTCTACCTCCGGTCCTGGGGTAGCACTAGCAGGTGGCTCGCTAGTCAAGTTAGCTCGATCTAGCCGAACGAAGCGACCATTCATCCGCCGAGAGTAGGCAACATTAATCCCATTGAAGTTGTCAGTAGGAATAGGGATGCCGCCGCGTCCCTGGTTCCCTGCAACCACGTACAGCAGTTTATGTACACGAGAAGACCAGTCGATGCACTGAGTGAGTAGCGCATTTCCATCTAGAGACGCTCTAGGCCTAGGATCACGGCCAAGGGGCTCACCAAAGCTAAAGTTCATCGCCCGGACATCGCCACTGTTTTGAAGAGCGATGTGCTGGGAAGCCAAGCATTCTTCGTTTTGGCCGATGAATTCTGTTAGCGTCCCGATAGCATCTGAGTACAAAACGGCATTAGGAGCGACCCCTTTAAAAGTCTTGTCTTGACTGATCATGACGCTAGCAACGTTGGCCGCATGACCATCAATGGATTCATCTGCGATCGCAGGCCCGTCTAGCTCAAACACTCTTGCTACCCTCACAGTAGAATTTTCAACTGCGATTTTGTCAATTCCGAACTGGCTAGGTCGACCGATTTCTACTTGGCCAATCGCAATCTTACGACCGGTCAGGTTATAGGGTGCTGCTTGCAAACGGCGGGCATCAATGCCGTCACTCCCCACAGACGAAGACAACGCCAGCGCCGGAACACCCGCAATTAAAGCACTCAAACTCAACCCCAGTCCACTAAGACGCGAGCCGAAACGACGTTTAAGGTTATCGTTCGAATTTGCTACTTTATCCGAGGTCATATTGTGTCAGGTTTATAGAAAGTGAACATTTCGGCGTGATGATTGCAGCGCGCGGATGCATGACTTCATGAGGAAGGGTTCACCCTCATGGAGTAGTACCTTCGAGGATACACACAAGACTATTGCATACAGCTTTAGTCATTCAAACCAGTCATCCAAGCCCATCGGTTTGTACGAAGTTACCTACAACACGTGGCACTTTATCCGAGCGTCATAGAGCAACTTTAGCTTAATTTTGATGATGGACCTTTAGACTGTGTGTACCAGAAATGTCACTTTAAGGTGAAGATGCGATCGCCTATCGGCTCAAAATAGCAGAATCAACTACCGTTAAACTATCGGTGAAGCGAAATGTTTTGTTACAATAGCTACAGCCGAAGATAGATCCTCATCTATATCAAACATTCACTTCTTAGGAGGCTGTTCCCTATGGCAAGAACTCAATCTGATAAACCCGTTGTCATTTCACCATCGATTTTGTCTGCGGATTTCAGTCGCCTAGGCGAAGAAATCCGTGCAGTCGACAAAGCTGGTGCAGACTGGATTCATGTTGATGTCATGGACGGTCGCTTTGTGCCTAACATCACTATTGGCCCAATGATTGTGGATGCGGTTCGCCCCCATACAGAAAAGCCCCTCGATGTTCACCTGATGATTGTTGAACCCGAGAAGTATGTAGAAGACTTTGCCAAAGCAGGCGCAGATATTATCTCCGTTCACTGCGAGCACAACGCCTCACCCCACCTGCACCGAACGCTCGGTCAGATCAAGGAATTAGGTAAGCAAGCAGGCGTCGTTTTGAACCCTGGAACTAACCTGGATATGATTGAGTACAGCCTAGAGCTATGCGACTTAATCTTGATCATGAGTGTAAACCCTGGCTTCGGTGGCCAGAGCTTTATTCCAGGCATGGTTTCTAAGGTTCAAAAGCTAAGAGCTATGTGCGATGAGCGTGGCCTCGACCCTTGGATCGAAGTAGACGGTGGATTGAAGAGTCACAACACTTGGCAAGTGCTTGAAGCTGGTGCGAACGCGATCGTTGCCGGCTCAGCTGTCTTCAAAGCAGATGACTATGCTGAGGCGATTGAAAGCATTCGCAATAGCCGCCGTCCTGAGCTGGCTGCTGTCTAAGCACCGTTTACCAGACCTTTCGTAGAATGGCCTTGTGGATAAAAAGCCCTGCTTTCTCTATAGAGAAGGCAGGGCTTTTTAGATTCTAAGTTTTCCGATAAAGCCCATGACGAGGATTGAACTCGTGACCTCACCCTTACCAAGGGTGTGCTCTACCACTGAGCCACATGGGCATCACTACATAAAAACACTACAACAAACCACTATAACGAGGTGGTGGGCCAGGCTGGATTCGAACCAGCGTAAGCATAGCTAGTGGATTTACAGTCCACCCCCATTAACCACTCGGGCACTGACCCTCGCGCTGCAGCCTATAAAATGTATCACACGATGCGCCTAGATGGGAGGGCCACTCTTTCAAAGTATGAATGTCTGCTAAAGGGCTGATAGTGAGCGTGCTGAAGCGGAGAAGACCCGATTGAGAACAGCATTAAGAACGGCGTACAGGTTAAAATGTCGCCTATGAGAGATCTAACGCGCGCCAATATTAATCACTACAAAACCCTGGGTATCACTGAAAGTGCGAGTCAGACTCAGGTAAAACAAGCGTATCGCCAGCTAGCTAAGCAGTTCCACCCCGATAGTCAAAACCGAGGGGCAACTAACGAAAAGATTGCATTGGTGAATGCAGCTTATGAGGTATTAGGCGATGTTGATGCGCGCCAGCAGTACGACGTGGAACGGCAGCTAGTCGCAAAGTCCAAGCAGCGAGAGCGGACTTCTAGGACGGTAGAGTCTCAAAATCAGTATCGAAAGCGAAAAACAACTCGCGTAGACTCGGCGACAATTGAACAGTGGCTTCGTCACGTTTTCAACCCAACCGATCGGCTAATTGACAAGATTATTAAGCCTTTGAAAGCAGAAGTGCGATCGCTCTCTGCGGACCCCTTTGACGATGAGCTAATGGAAGCTTTTCAAACCTATGTGGAGACTTGCCGAGAGAATCTAGAAAAGGCTCAAACAGCCTTCAAATCGATGCCTAACCCAGCGGGTGTAGCAGGAGCAGCGGCAAATATGTATTACTGCTTGAATCAGCTAGAAGACGGTATAGAAGAGATAGAGCGATTTACCTATACCTATGACGAGCACTATTTACATACAGGGCAAGAGCTGTTTCGCATCTCAGCCGGGTTGCGCAAGGAGGCAAAGGCGGATGTTAAAGCAGCACTCTGACTTCGCCGCCACTCAGCTACCGGAAGGTGTTGGGACTTAGTTTGCACTTAAAGTTAGCCCTTAGAATGACAATCAGCGCTGTGCTAAGCGACAGCGAAGGAACAAAACCCGACTGTTCCTAGTCAGCGCGAAGTTGCTACAATATCCGTTCGTATTGTTTGGCCGCTGTTGGGCCTTTCCTATCATGGCTCTTCCTGTTGTCGCAATTATTGGTCGCCCGAACGTCGGAAAATCTATGCTGGTGAATCGGTTTGCTGGGGGGCGGCAGTCGATTGTATTTGATCAGCCGGGTGTGACTCGTGATCGCACTTATCAACCTGCCTTTTGGAAAGACCGCGAATTCTTAGCGGTAGATACAGGCGGACTGGTGTTTGATGACGACACTGAATTTTTGCCCTACATTCGTGAGCAGGCGATGACTGCGCTGAGTGAAGCAGCCGCGGCGCTATTTGTGGTGGATGGGCAGATTGGACCGACAGAAGGCGATCAAGAGATTGCCTCTTGGATGCGATCGCAAAATATTCCGGTCGTATTAGCAGTTAACAAATGCGAATCGCCTGATGAAGGCATTATCCAGGCTGCTCAGTTTTGGGAATTAGGCCTAGGTGAACCCTACGCTGTTTCAGCCATTCATGGTAGCGGCACGGGCGAGCTGCTTGATGCGCTAGTAGAACATCTGCCCCCTGCCGATCAGATCGAGACGGTAGACGAATACCGAGTAGCTATCGTCGGACGTCCTAACGTTGGCAAGTCCAGTATTCTTAATGCCTTTGTCGGGGAAAACCGGTCGATCGTTAGCCCTATTTCTGGCACCACGCGCGATGCGATCGACATGGTAGTCACTCGCGGTGACGGCGATGACCAGAAACGCTATCGATTGATCGATACAGCCGGGATTCGCAAGAAAAAGAATGTAGATTTTGGCCCAGAATATTTTGGCATCAACCGAGCGTTCAAAGCGATTAAACGAGCGGACGTGGTGTTGCTCGTTATCGATGCCTTAGACGGGGTTACAGAGCAAGACCAAAAATTAGCTGGCCGCATAGAAGAAGAAGGGCGAGCCTGCGTGATTGTGGTCAATAAGTGGGACGCAATCGACAAGGACTCTCATACTATCTATGAGTTTGATAAAAAGATTGAGGCTAAGATTCACTTTTTAGGCTGGGCGAAGCGGCTGTATGTCAGCGCGTTGACCGGACAGCGTCTGCCCAAGATTTTGGATGCGGTAGATATGGCAGTTAGCGAGCATCGTCGCCGGGTAAGTACGTCTGTAGTCAACGAAGTTTTAGAAGATGCGGTAAGCTGGCATACGCCACCGACAACCCGGCAAGGCCGACAGGGACGAATTTACTATGGAACGCAGGTGCGATCGCAACCGCCTTCTTTTGCACTGTTTGTGAACGATCCTAAACTGTTTGGTGAAAGCTATCGTCGATACATTGAAAAGCAGTTTCGCCAGAACTTAGGGTATGACGGTACACCGATTCGATTACTGTGGCGGGGCAAGAGCGTGCGTGATGTAGAGCGCGCCCATAGTTCTAGCAATGGGGCGAACCGAGCGACAAAGGTTCGCTATCTAGGCTAGTCGCTAGATCAGCAGAGTCGGTTTGATCAGAACCAAGGGTTATCAACGGCTAAGTCTTGAGGATTTGAGTGAGTAAGAGTTCTAAATGGATTTACTGCGATCGCTCCCTATTGGTCTGTATTTAGAACAGCCAATCACCTGGCTACATAGGCTTGATCCTAGGGTCAAAGTAGCTTGGCTGCTGAGCATACTGCTAGCGCCGATCTTGGCCAATTCAGCTTGTCGAGTGGCCATCGTCGCTTTTTTGGTATTACTGACCATCAGCGCTCGAATTCCTTTACGGGTCTGGCGTCAGCAGATGGGATGGCTGCTATTATTAGGCGCGTTAGTGACTGGCCTACTGCTGATTATGCCTGATGGTATTGCAGTGTCTCAGCAGCCAAGGCTTCCCACCGAGCAGATGATTCAAGCTTGGCCAGAGCCGCTAGCGGCCCCTGAGCTATTGCCAGAGATGCCGACTGCGACTAACTATCGATACGATCTCTTCGATTGGCAGCTGACTCAGCTTCCCCCCTTTAGTTTTTCGATTCAGATCACGCAGCGATCACGTCGAATCGCCATCAAAATCAGCACCTTACTATTCACGCTGCTCTACTCCACTACCTTGTTTTTATTGACCACCGCCCCCGAAGAGATCACGGAGGCCTTTGAACTGCTGATGCGGCCACTGCGAGTATTCAAGCTACCGGTCACTGAAATCGCCCTCACGCTGACGCTTGCCCTGCGCTTTATTCCGCTGGTTTTAGAAGAAGTGCAGAATCTAGTCCGTTCTATTCGCACTAGAGCGATCAAATGGCAAAAGCTAGGTGTTCGAGGAGCGATGCAGATTTGGCTGATGGTAGCCGAGCGGCTGATCCAAAATTTGCTGCTGCGGGCAGAACAGATCTCTAGTGCCATGCAGGTCCGGGGGTTCACAAGTCCGAATACGCACAGAGTGGTCTGGCACCAAATGCGTTTGAGCTGGCGGGATTGGCTGGTGCTAAGTGGACTAGGATTATTTTGGTGGAGCCGGCTAGCCTACGGAGGCGTAGCTTGAGAGGACTATCTCCTTGCTCCATATATTACTGGCAATCTTTGCCACTAGAAGAAAGAACGGGTTCGGATGT
It includes:
- a CDS encoding PepSY domain-containing protein; the encoded protein is MPFLVVPLLITLVTGTLFQIAAVSSKAGDFLWLLELHKGKFGNIDLTWIYPFLNALGLLTMIITGFLMWLRSPNRRRRIQ
- the der gene encoding ribosome biogenesis GTPase Der; translated protein: MALPVVAIIGRPNVGKSMLVNRFAGGRQSIVFDQPGVTRDRTYQPAFWKDREFLAVDTGGLVFDDDTEFLPYIREQAMTALSEAAAALFVVDGQIGPTEGDQEIASWMRSQNIPVVLAVNKCESPDEGIIQAAQFWELGLGEPYAVSAIHGSGTGELLDALVEHLPPADQIETVDEYRVAIVGRPNVGKSSILNAFVGENRSIVSPISGTTRDAIDMVVTRGDGDDQKRYRLIDTAGIRKKKNVDFGPEYFGINRAFKAIKRADVVLLVIDALDGVTEQDQKLAGRIEEEGRACVIVVNKWDAIDKDSHTIYEFDKKIEAKIHFLGWAKRLYVSALTGQRLPKILDAVDMAVSEHRRRVSTSVVNEVLEDAVSWHTPPTTRQGRQGRIYYGTQVRSQPPSFALFVNDPKLFGESYRRYIEKQFRQNLGYDGTPIRLLWRGKSVRDVERAHSSSNGANRATKVRYLG
- the rpe gene encoding ribulose-phosphate 3-epimerase — protein: MARTQSDKPVVISPSILSADFSRLGEEIRAVDKAGADWIHVDVMDGRFVPNITIGPMIVDAVRPHTEKPLDVHLMIVEPEKYVEDFAKAGADIISVHCEHNASPHLHRTLGQIKELGKQAGVVLNPGTNLDMIEYSLELCDLILIMSVNPGFGGQSFIPGMVSKVQKLRAMCDERGLDPWIEVDGGLKSHNTWQVLEAGANAIVAGSAVFKADDYAEAIESIRNSRRPELAAV
- a CDS encoding S8 family serine peptidase, whose product is MTSDKVANSNDNLKRRFGSRLSGLGLSLSALIAGVPALALSSSVGSDGIDARRLQAAPYNLTGRKIAIGQVEIGRPSQFGIDKIAVENSTVRVARVFELDGPAIADESIDGHAANVASVMISQDKTFKGVAPNAVLYSDAIGTLTEFIGQNEECLASQHIALQNSGDVRAMNFSFGEPLGRDPRPRASLDGNALLTQCIDWSSRVHKLLYVVAGNQGRGGIPIPTDNFNGINVAYSRRMNGRFVRLDRANLTSEPPASATPGPEVESNVGARRSINLVAPGRDIEMFDPDGQRNVSSGTSFAAPHVVATIALLQEFGDRQFRAGAPRWSLDYREPLVMKSVLLNAADKIQDPGDGSLLGMSRTLLDEGGKDWLQSDAYSSQNIPLHTELGTGHLNAFRAYEQLEGGQWQPGDAIPEKGWSYSSLATAGSAEDYIFEQPLKGGSYLNATLSWERIVELNSTDEYFDVGESFRGQPISNLDLYLLPADTDDINNSVWSSVSTEDSLEHIFIPIPETGRYKLRVIQKQTTLQEAQPYSLAWWAQTAD
- a CDS encoding energy-coupling factor transporter transmembrane protein EcfT, producing MDLLRSLPIGLYLEQPITWLHRLDPRVKVAWLLSILLAPILANSACRVAIVAFLVLLTISARIPLRVWRQQMGWLLLLGALVTGLLLIMPDGIAVSQQPRLPTEQMIQAWPEPLAAPELLPEMPTATNYRYDLFDWQLTQLPPFSFSIQITQRSRRIAIKISTLLFTLLYSTTLFLLTTAPEEITEAFELLMRPLRVFKLPVTEIALTLTLALRFIPLVLEEVQNLVRSIRTRAIKWQKLGVRGAMQIWLMVAERLIQNLLLRAEQISSAMQVRGFTSPNTHRVVWHQMRLSWRDWLVLSGLGLFWWSRLAYGGVA
- a CDS encoding J domain-containing protein, whose product is MRDLTRANINHYKTLGITESASQTQVKQAYRQLAKQFHPDSQNRGATNEKIALVNAAYEVLGDVDARQQYDVERQLVAKSKQRERTSRTVESQNQYRKRKTTRVDSATIEQWLRHVFNPTDRLIDKIIKPLKAEVRSLSADPFDDELMEAFQTYVETCRENLEKAQTAFKSMPNPAGVAGAAANMYYCLNQLEDGIEEIERFTYTYDEHYLHTGQELFRISAGLRKEAKADVKAAL
- a CDS encoding sirohydrochlorin chelatase, with translation MKPVVASTAYLLISHGSRDPRPQEAMNRLADLVRSQLEAALRRNSTSFDADNSVDQAVEQSIPSQGTTSLLARPRLDKLTQLSSEVIVGTACLELAALPLSEQIYEFGLRLRAAGVKELKLLPVFLMSGVHVMEDIPHEIEIARERLGESLQLTLCPHLGSHEDISLVLENKLTSVDAEGSLLVAHGSRRKKGNRAIQGLARRIDVKMKVAYWATPPDLETQVIELMQQGCQRLTILPYFLFSGGITDAIAHRTEELAERFPKIQFRLLPTLGATREVANLIVNLVST